The following proteins are encoded in a genomic region of Streptococcus constellatus subsp. constellatus:
- a CDS encoding DUF3272 family protein, whose amino-acid sequence MTRQQFLTTAFFTAIETYFFNEAMMSGHYLFAVFWAFLVIRNLQVSYVMGKIVDEIDKHIKRKK is encoded by the coding sequence ATGACAAGACAACAATTTCTTACAACAGCTTTTTTCACAGCAATTGAAACCTATTTTTTTAACGAGGCAATGATGTCAGGACACTATTTATTTGCTGTTTTTTGGGCATTTCTAGTCATTCGCAATTTACAAGTGAGCTACGTCATGGGAAAAATAGTAGACGAAATCGATAAACATATCAAACGAAAAAAATAA